Genomic DNA from Nitratidesulfovibrio vulgaris str. Hildenborough:
CCGGCATCCAGCGCCACGAAACCCGTCACATCAAACTTGAAATAGTCGATGGCCGTCAGCAGCTTGTAGGCACCGCGCGAGACGAAACGCTCGCGGCCGCGCACTTCGAAGCGGGCGTCGAGGTCGAACTTGTGACCGGGCTTGTCCACAGGTTCGGCGACCGGGGCGGCGAGGGGCCCCCGCAGCACGAAGACCTGCCCCGCCATGATCATGCGCTTGGCCTGTTCACGACTTTCGGCAAGTCCCGCCTCGTGTACAAGCTGGTCTGCACGTTCCTTTCGCGGCATAGGCTCTCCTTGACATGCGCCCCATGGGGGCATAGGTGGTGGCTGCACACGACGCGGGTAGCGCTGGGCATTCCCCGCAGCCGGCACGGGCGCGTTCTACATGAGCAGGGCGTCTCGGGCAACGGCTGTGAACGGGGCTTGCCAAAAAGGGGTTATGCGCGTATTAACGAACGTTCCGCATCTTCCCCAGAGAGGTATCCCATGAAGGACAATATCCATCCTACCGTCTACAAGGCCACCATGAACTGCGCCTGTGGCTATCAGGCCGAAGTGCTTTCCACCAAGGGCGAGAACGTCCACGTGGAAATCTGCTCCAACTGCCACCCCTTCTACACCGGCAAGCAGCGCCTCATCGACACCGCTGGCCGCATCGACCGCTTCCGCAAGAAGTACGCCAAGTTTGGCGAAGAGAAATAGGCCGTTTTCGTCCGTACGCGGCGCACGCGTCGCACGGTGCGTCTTTCTCCCCGGAGGGTTTTCACTCTCCGGGGAGACGTCATCATTTGTCCTTTCCCACATCGGGGGTTCGGCGTGATTGACCACCGGCCCACCTCCTGGTCTCGCCTCTGCACGGCGCTGACCTCGGGCGCTTCCTGCACCATCGGCGGACAGGCCGTCATGGAAGGCGTCATGATGCGTAACGGCGACAGGCTCGCCATCGCCATGCGTCGTCCCGACGGAGAAATCGTGGCCGAGAGCCGTCCGTGGTTCTCACTGACGCGCAGCGCATGGCTGAAACGCCCGTTCGTGCGCGGCTTCCCCATTCTTGTCGAGACGCTGGTCAACGGCATCAAGGCCCTCAACCGTTCGGCCGAACAGGCCGTCGAGGGCGAGACGGGTGAAGAGCTCAAACCATGGCAACTCGCAGCCACACTGGCTGTCTCCGTGGCCATGGCCCTCGGGCTCTTTGTCGTCGTGCCGCACCTGTTCTCCATCGGCATGAAGCTGCTGGGACTGGGCGGCGACGTCGAAGGACTCTCGTTCCACATGTGGGACGGCTTCTTCAAGTTCGCCGTGTTCATCGGTTACATCGTGGCCATCTCGTTCGTGCCGGACATCCGCCGTGTCTTCCAGTACCACGGGGCCGAGCACAAGGTCATCCGCGCCTTCGAAGCCGCGGGCGACGTGACCCCCGACACGGCCATGCACCACAGCCGCCTGCACCCGCGCTGCGGCACGACATTCCTGCTCTTCGTGCTCTCGATTTCCATCATCCTGCACGCAGTGCTGGTGCCGCTGCTCATGCTCGTATGGACGCCTTCCGGGGCCTTTGCCAAGCACGGTGTCACCGTGCTGTTCAAGCTGCTGCTCATGATTCCCATCAGCGCCCTCGCCTACGAGACCATCCGCTATGCGGCCCGTCTCGGCGAAGGACTGACCGGAACCCTGCTGCGCGCCCCCGGCATGCTCCTTCAGAAGCTCACCACCGGAGAACCCGACCGCGAGCAGCTTGAAGTGGCCATCGTCGCCCTGCGCGAAGCGCTCGGAGACGACGCCCCGCAGTCGGTTCGTGCACCGGCCTACCGCCATCTGGAGTAACAGACCATGTTCGCCAAGCTCGAAAATCTCGAGCTCAAGTTCGAGGACCTCGAACAGCAGCTCAGTTCCGCCGAGGTCTTCAACGACCAGGACCGCTATCGCAAGCTCACCAAGGCGCACGCCGACCTCAAGCAGGTCGTCGACGCGTTCCGTCGTTACAAGGAGATGAAGCAGAACCTTGCCGACAACAAGGAGCTCCTCGGCGACAGCGACCACGAAATCCGCGCCATGGCCCATGAGGAGATCAAGGCCATCGAAGCCGCCCTGCCCGACATCGAGCAGGAATTGAAGATCCTGCTGCTGCCGCGCGACCCCATGGACGACAAGAACATCCTCCTCGAAATCCGTGCCGGCACGGGTGGAGAAGAGGCTTCGCTGTTCGCCGCCGACCTGTTCCGCATGTACACCCGCTATGCCGAAATCATGGGCTGGAAGGTCGAAGTGCTGAGCGCCAGCGATTCGGACACGGGCGGCTACAAGGAAATCATCGCCCTCATCGCCGGTGACAAGGTCTACAGCCGCCTCAAGTACGAGTCGGGTACGCACCGGGTGCAGCGCGTGCCCGCCACCGAGGCGCAGGGGCGCATCCACACCTCCGCAGCCACCGTTGCGGTCATGCCCGAAGCGGAGGAAGTGGACGTGGACATCCGCCCCGACGACCTCCGCATCGACGTCTACCGTGCCTCCGGCGCAGGCGGGCAGCACGTCAACAAGACCGAGTCGGCCGTGCGCATCACGCACCTCCCCACCGGTATCGTCGTCGCCTGCCAGGACGAGAAATCGCAGCACAAGAACAAGGCCAAGGCCATGAAGGTGCTCATCTCGCGCGTCCTGCAGGCCGAACAGGAGCGCGCCCACAGCGTCATCGCCGACGCCCGCCGCGCCCTTGTGGGGTCGGGCGACCGTTCTGAACGCATCCGCACCTACAACTATCCGCAGTCGCGCATCACCGACCATCGCATCAACCTCACCCTGTACTCGCTGGACAAGGTGATGGAAGGCGAACTGGCACCGCTGGTTGACGCCCTTGTCACCCACGCGCAGACCGAAGCCCTCAAGGCACAGGCCGACGCCAGCTAGCTGCCTGAGACGCGACACTCGCACCATCCGGAATGACGGGGGAGGCCCAAACGGGACTCCCCTTTTTCGATGCCCCTGCCACAGGTGCGCAGCCGCTTCGAACGCCGAGTGGCAACGCCCGCAGTGTCGGCCTGCCGGTTTGAAGCAGCACCAACCACAAGCGGTTACCGTTTTGCCCGAGATGTCCGGCCGCAGGCGACACTTCGCCCGTTGCCCCGGTTGTGCCAGTTGTCCCTGACGCGGCCGTAGTACATGTACTCTGTGGCTCCCCGGCAACGGCACATCGGCCCCGAGTTCCAGCCCCGCGACTGTGCGGGGTGCCCGCATCGGCTGCAACGCCCGCAGAGGCGCCAGAGGCCGGGCCATGACCGCCTACCCGGCAGACGCCGATGCAGCCGTGCCCCCGTTGGGGCACATGAGCCCGCCTGTGCCCCTGTGCAGCCGTCGCAGGCATGCTGCGCGCCGCAGCACCTAACCCAAGGCATCCCCCCCACAAGGCCGCGCCGCGGATGATGCCGATGCCACGCGCCCCGCTCGCACAGCGGTCTTCGGCATGGGCATCATCGAGATGCGGTCAGCAAGGACTCCAGCCCCTGCTGCAACGGCCCTCTCCCTTTATCGTAGCCGCCCCCCTTGCAGCCCAGTGTCTTACCAGCTACTTTCCGGGCCGCACTCCAAGCCCGCAACCGGAATCCCACCATGAATCCTGCCTCCACGTCCCACGCCACCCTGCAAGGCCTACTACGGCATGCCCGCCAGCGACTTGAAGCGGCAGAGGTCGACGCGCCGCGTCTTTCAGCCGAAATCATCCTTTGCCACGCCCTTTCGCTGCGCCGCATCGACATCATGCTGACCCCCGACCGTATCGTCGAAGAGGCAGATTGCATCCTTTTCTCCGAACTCGTGGCCCGCCGCGCCACCGGAGAACCTCTGGCCTACATCGTGGGAGAGAAAGAATTCTTCGGACGCGATTTCGCCGTCAATCCGTCAACTCTCATTCCCAGACCGGAGACCGAACACCTCATCGAAACAGCCCTCGAATCCCTCCGGTCGGGCCCGGCCCGTTTCGTCGACGCGGGCACCGGCAGCGGTTGCATTGCCGTGACCCTCTGCGCCGAACGCGCCGACCTGTCCGGCCTTGCACTGGACATGAGCGCCCCGGCACTTGCCACTGCAAGCCACAATGCCCGCCGGCACGGTGTGGCACAGCGGCTTGCCTTCGTACGCGGCGACTTCACCACCTCCCTGTTGCGTAGCGGTAGCCTCGACCTCTATGCGAGCAATCCCCCCTACATCAGTGAAGCGGAATACACAGGCCTGTCCCGTGAAGTGCGCGACTTCGAACCACGGTCGGCACTTGTTCCGGGTGACACCGGACTCGAACACGCGGCCGCCATCATCGCCGAGGCCACAAGGGTTCTCAGGCCACACGGTATTCTGCTCATGGAATTCGGGTGCATGCAGGGTGCCGACATGGCGTCGCTCTTCACCCCCTATTCCACCCTGTGGGAGATGGTTGAAGTCAGACGCGACCTCGCCGGACTCGACCGTTTCATCTTCGCACGCCGCAACCTTCTCCAGCCGTGATGGGCCTCTTAGACGGCAAGCCGCCTGCTGCACGGGGCAACCCAGCCTCTCCTCTCCGCGCTCGCCATGTGGTGTGCAGAACACACACTGTGCGTGGATGACACAACACACACCATCACCCTCACCATTTTATGTGTTTATTTACAGCATATTAAACACTCTAAAACTCTGGCACATCTTTTGCTTTATCACTGGCGAGAGGTTGCCATGAACCAGACCACCATCAAAAAAAGCATCGCCTGTTCGGGAGTCGGCCTTCACAGTGGCAAGACCGTTCGCATGGTCCTGCACCCTGCCGCCGAAGACACGGGCATCGTATTCGACATACATACGGCCCAAGGCGTCAGACGAATCGCCCCCGAACCGCAGGTGGTCATTGCCACCGGCCTTGCGACCACGCTGGGCATGGACGGGGCATCCGTCGCCACGGTCGAACATCTTCTCGCCGCCATCCGGGGCCTTGAAATCGACAACATCACCGTCGAGATAGAAGGCGGAGAAGTGCCCATCATGGACGGCTCAGCCGCCTCCTTCGTGATGCTGCTGCGCAACGCGGGCATCCGCCGCCAGACGAGCGCACGCAAGGTCTTC
This window encodes:
- the rpmE gene encoding 50S ribosomal protein L31; this encodes MKDNIHPTVYKATMNCACGYQAEVLSTKGENVHVEICSNCHPFYTGKQRLIDTAGRIDRFRKKYAKFGEEK
- a CDS encoding DUF1385 domain-containing protein — protein: MIDHRPTSWSRLCTALTSGASCTIGGQAVMEGVMMRNGDRLAIAMRRPDGEIVAESRPWFSLTRSAWLKRPFVRGFPILVETLVNGIKALNRSAEQAVEGETGEELKPWQLAATLAVSVAMALGLFVVVPHLFSIGMKLLGLGGDVEGLSFHMWDGFFKFAVFIGYIVAISFVPDIRRVFQYHGAEHKVIRAFEAAGDVTPDTAMHHSRLHPRCGTTFLLFVLSISIILHAVLVPLLMLVWTPSGAFAKHGVTVLFKLLLMIPISALAYETIRYAARLGEGLTGTLLRAPGMLLQKLTTGEPDREQLEVAIVALREALGDDAPQSVRAPAYRHLE
- the prfA gene encoding peptide chain release factor 1, whose translation is MFAKLENLELKFEDLEQQLSSAEVFNDQDRYRKLTKAHADLKQVVDAFRRYKEMKQNLADNKELLGDSDHEIRAMAHEEIKAIEAALPDIEQELKILLLPRDPMDDKNILLEIRAGTGGEEASLFAADLFRMYTRYAEIMGWKVEVLSASDSDTGGYKEIIALIAGDKVYSRLKYESGTHRVQRVPATEAQGRIHTSAATVAVMPEAEEVDVDIRPDDLRIDVYRASGAGGQHVNKTESAVRITHLPTGIVVACQDEKSQHKNKAKAMKVLISRVLQAEQERAHSVIADARRALVGSGDRSERIRTYNYPQSRITDHRINLTLYSLDKVMEGELAPLVDALVTHAQTEALKAQADAS
- the prmC gene encoding peptide chain release factor N(5)-glutamine methyltransferase, whose protein sequence is MNPASTSHATLQGLLRHARQRLEAAEVDAPRLSAEIILCHALSLRRIDIMLTPDRIVEEADCILFSELVARRATGEPLAYIVGEKEFFGRDFAVNPSTLIPRPETEHLIETALESLRSGPARFVDAGTGSGCIAVTLCAERADLSGLALDMSAPALATASHNARRHGVAQRLAFVRGDFTTSLLRSGSLDLYASNPPYISEAEYTGLSREVRDFEPRSALVPGDTGLEHAAAIIAEATRVLRPHGILLMEFGCMQGADMASLFTPYSTLWEMVEVRRDLAGLDRFIFARRNLLQP